GCTCTTCCCGGTGTTTTTAGATCTATGTGcaactaaactttttttttctagtgGAAGGATAATTAAAGTTTGATTCATCAAGAATTGTGAGATCTAattgtttattctttttattctttaatatttatatacctTTTAAATTGatcaaaaatattgttttgttgATAGATGCAAAAAAGGCCCATTGCttgattatgaaaataatatatggcCAAGTTAAACATTAAATccgtaattatttaattgttctaATAATTAGtggtgaaataaaaaaacaaggttCAATGTGGGCATGGTACTCATGTGTGGATATATAACCTAGTCTAAATAAACGGAGCTTGTGTATTTATTGGCTAAAATTGGTGGTCCTTCACTAAATTTAATactatcaataaattaaataggCTGTTAGAACTTGTTAATAACCATAACCAATTTATCCAGGAACAAAACGGTTTATCTTTGCATTAATGATCAACTAAACAAATCAATACTAAAATTATATCTTCAATTAGATACTTGTATTATTGAATTCCATTAACTTGCATCCTtgtttctttactttattttgacTTCAACTTCAAAACCCCcttctttattttatcaatttcataAAGAAATAGGCTTTACCACCAATCCTAATGGATTCAACCCTTCTCCCCattatacaaaatttatttgtgtTAGTAAAGTAGGACTAATTTGGTTGGATTCGACACCTACAACTCATGTGCTAAACCTAACTATTGAATAAATCCTTTGAGATATTTAATCTAAAATGCAAAATTCTATCATTATTTtccataattcaaaattttgatccAGTGGCCCTCTAGTTTTATAGCTTAATACAACAATAACACATTCTAAGATCATGCACCAAGAAATTTCATTCCCACACTAACCACTCCACCTAGCATATACACTTTTctattataaacatataaaaccACTTCACCAGGCAACAAATAATATACTTTCGCAAAACTGATAGacacaaatacatattataCATTTTCAATGTGAGATTTTCAATTAGGTAACCTAGTAAAAACTAAATGGTCCTATAATAAATCTTCTAGGAATGAAATGGGATTTCGCAGCGGAAGCTGTCCAAATGAGTAAATTTACAATTGCATCAACAGTTTATGATTGTTTGAGATCCTAAAAATTATTTTCGagtaaaatgaaataaaacattgagTTAGATGTACTGTGGTACTCTAAAATCTGAATGATTTCTAAATGAAGatccatataataattttaagattCTTATAAGATACCAAACTTAGATTAAGGAAAGATGATATGAAAACACTTCAGAAGAAGGGATTACCTCATCAAGACCCAACTTGGGACAAAAATAGCGAGAGAAGATGTCATATCCAGATCCAGGAGGTGCAGGGCCTGTTACAATAACCCCTATTCCAGCACAATTTCGTATCTCATCAAACTTTGGTTTTAAGTTAACAACATCAAGTCCTGAAGCAACCTCCACCTGGAGTggaaactatttaattttttatcttaagAAGTGGATCTCAAACTAGCAGGTCAGGACAATTATTCCATAACAAGACAAGAGAAATACAAACAATTTTGGACAAAATATTAGCTAATGGCAGATATTGTCCTAATCTATAATCAAAAGATTGATGGATGGGCAAGGGAGTACAATGTGGTCATCAGACGAGCTTCTCTTTGTAACATTGATCACAGATGCACCATTCAAAGTTTCAGGAATAGATGGGATCTCACCGGGATCGGATTCAACAACCTCTGGGTCTACAGGAAAGTTCAACTCAATTGAAAagctttctttttctccattgGATTTGATAAAGTTTTCATCCTTAACATTAAATAAGGTTGACTGCTTGATTCCATAGACTTTTGTAGCAGTCAAAATTCCAGATTTTGTGGCAAACTCAATGACATCACATTTTACCAAGCCATATGATAAAAGAAAATGCGCTGCAGCCAAAGTTGCATGACCACAAAGATCAACCTGCAAAAgaatcaatataatttttttaatgcattaaTGCAGTTAAAAGACTCAAACATGCCATCTTTCCACAATTACTGTTGATATAACTTctttgacaaataaataaatgagaatttAGCATTGTCATCAAATTGTCCATAGGAGAGGCAACCATATAAGGAAATAGAAAATTATACTTCAAATAAAATTGTCTTATTACGAAAATAGATACCAAACATAGCTTAAGTCACAAAAGCACGCTTCATCAATTAGCACCAAAAGTTGACAAAAATAACTCTCTTTTCTGTCTTTCTCAGATGCTTGAAATTAATATGAAGCAGACTGGTAGTTGGGCTGGTTAAGCTCAGCTCAAAACAGCTTGTTGGATAACATTTTATAAGATGAAACATACTGTACATTATATAATTCTTCTTTATACTacacattaaataattattcttC
The nucleotide sequence above comes from Dioscorea cayenensis subsp. rotundata cultivar TDr96_F1 unplaced genomic scaffold, TDr96_F1_v2_PseudoChromosome.rev07_lg8_w22 25.fasta BLBR01002078.1, whole genome shotgun sequence. Encoded proteins:
- the LOC120257387 gene encoding uncharacterized isomerase BH0283-like, which produces MATRAVRYAVIDAFTDTAFKGNPAAICFLEDGHQVDDEWMQSVAKEFNISETAFLTRAVSDDNPRFNLRWFTPVDEVDLCGHATLAAAHFLLSYGLVKCDVIEFATKSGILTATKVYGIKQSTLFNVKDENFIKSNGEKESFSIELNFPVDPEVVESDPGEIPSIPETLNGASVINVTKRSSSDDHIVEVASGLDVVNLKPKFDEIRNCAGIGVIVTGPAPPGSGYDIFSRYFCPKLGLDEDPVCGSAHCALAPYWSKKLGKNNLIAYMASSRGGRLDLTLDENAERVYIRGKAVVVMEGSLLA